The Papio anubis isolate 15944 chromosome 2, Panubis1.0, whole genome shotgun sequence region TGCTCTTCTATAACAGCTATGTAGTCTGTGTCTGTGGTCTTCTAAATATTTAGTGATGAGCACAGACTGTTGGTTAATTTTATCAACAATCGTCTTTTCAGCAGAGGAACTTGAATCCTGAAAGAAGTAAAATGCCAAAGATCATTCTTGGGTTTTAGATCTGTAAGATAAAGACAAAACTGTCCTGCCAAGATTAAGAAAACCAGCAAATATGTAGGGTGAAGAACATATATTCTGTGGATTCACTACCCCAAAGCTATATAGGCCAAAGTGTGCAATGAAGAAGGCACCACTCCATGATAGGCTTAAGaaaaggctgagtgtggtggctcatgcctataatttcagtgctttgggagactaaagtgggaggctgaagtggaaggattttGAGCCCTGAATTGCAAgattaacctgggcaacatagtgagaacctatctctacaatttttttttttttttttaattagccaagtatagtggtgtgcacctgtagttctagctactcgagaggctgtggtagaaggattgcttgagcctacaactttgaggctgcagtaagctatgattgcacctgaaacacggtctcaaaaaaaaaaaaaagaaagaaagaaagaaagaaagaaagaaaatagaagaggaagaagaaaaagaagaaaaattaatcatggatacatttgaatttcaaatattgTTCATCCtctgaaaaacataaacaataataaaaactatcCTTTCAAATTTAATGTTTTCATGACTAAACATATTTCCCAAGCCTCTGAAATATTGTATGTCCAAAGTATAGGGTCTAACCCATGATACACTGCCAAATCAATGAGTTCCTCAAGGGGCTTGGCAAACCACAAAACCATAGTGATACTTGGTTCTTGCCTCTGTATAGTGGGGTTTATAGAACTAGAGCAGTCTCTAAGGTGCCTCCCAGCTCTCCAATTCAGTAACTCAAGGAATGATGACTGATTTAAGGATTTAGGAAGAAGTTTTAGTCAAGAGAAGGCTATATACTTATGACATTAATATTGAGTCATTTCAAGAAGAAATGGTGGCAATCTAAGACCATTGCAGGAAACATTCTGATTGCCTGAAGGTTTGTGGAATAGTCTACAATTTAGTGTCTGGGACGAGGAAGGGAACAAGATGGTGGCAATGGTATCTACATGTTCAAATCTACCCTTGTTATTCTTTGAATTTCCATGATGGTCTCTCTCAGTAACCAACTCCATTCCGGTTCTAGAAGTTCTAGGCTGTGAATTGTGGATAGTAACTTGGACTTTCCCCACACCTTTCTCTCCCTCAGATTCCTCCCTCAATCCTTTCCAAACGAAGTGGTAAGAAACCACTTCTCTTGTCATAAATGAAATCACTCCCCTCCCCGCTTAACAACCAAACTGTTtaatagtccttttttttttttttagcacttatGATTTCCATATGATGCTCCTCCTTATGAgttattgaaatacatttttaaagggattAGGAAATTGATAATTTGCCCTGCGAGTAGAAAAGCAGATGGAAACCTACTTTATCACTTTGTTATGCATTGGTTTAATGTGATTTGTTAGCAATTTGGGGCATATTAGactgttttaataaatatgtttcatCCACTAAGTCTTACcaatttatgcattttttctattttacactTAGACTTCGGTGTCCCATGTTCCCCAGAAGGCCTCTCTGCTTTCCTGTGATGATATATAAAGAGCAAAGATCTTGGCTTTTTGGCTTACTCTGTTTAATGTCACATTCAAAGTGTCATTGAGTAAAATTTTCTCATGTATATGTAATTGATAATAATGGCTGTACTGGAATTTACCTCCTTTGCCAACCTCTTAATGAAATAATGGGTCTAGCTGACAGTCATCAGTGTACAATGACATGCCCCCAAAAGAGACAACTCAACATGATGAGCCTCCTCATGGAATATTACCacctataaaatattattactaaAAAAAGTGGAATCTGGATCAGATCGCCAAAACGCCACTTTGTTGGAAAAACAAGAATCAGAGGACTATGTTAACACCACAGAACTGCAATCAGCAAAATCAGAACCTGGAAAACTAGATAGAACAAATGCTccaatttcttcaataaattgcaaggaaaaataaaagagaaaagttgaGAGGGGAGAGTTCTAGGTAAGAGAATTAAGTGATACATCAATCACATGTGTGGGACCTGTTGGATcctgattaaaacaaacaactgtaaggaataagcaaacaaaaagaaaaacaaaaacaactttatgAGACAACCAGAAAAACATACCTGAATATTTCCTGATATTCAGAAATGATTGTTGATTTTGTAGGTGAGATAACAtgacagttttatatatataaatatataaataaaatatataaaatatttatatatacataaatatacaatatataaactatatatttatatataaatataaattatatatatatgagatatctttttttttttttttttggcagaaccGTTCAGGACCTGACAAAGCGGCTTTAGGAGTGGAGGAACCCTCTTCGGCTGGGGAGATCCTTACTCTCCATGGCCACCAGATGGCGAAGGCTGCCCGCGGCCCAGAAAAGAGACGAGCCTGCAGTCCCGCGCGGAAACTGCTGCGGTACCTGGTGGCCAAGGGCAAGGCGTGGGGTCCTCCTCCACGCCAACTGTGTGGGGAAACCTGGGTAGAACTCAAAGTTACAAAAGTCACTGTGCAAGCCCTGCTGTGCATAAATGCATAAATTGGTAAGACTTAGTGGATGAAACAAATACAGGTTCAGCGGCGGTCAGAGATCCATGTGACGCGGGGGCACTTTAGGGACCATTGCTGAGGGCCTGGTTAGCATTTGGGCAGCTGAATCCTTCCCTTGGCGAACTCCATACGTGCCCTCGGCGACACACGGAGGACTCCCAGCGTTGAAGAAGTGGgtggatgtgtgtgtgcgcgctcgGCCACGtcgtgttttctttttcatttaagccGTAATAAGGAGAAATTCGATGACCAGCAAGGCCGGAGTCCTATCGTCTTGTTGGGGGTGacggggaaagaaaaaaaaaaaggcgcctGTAACTTCAGGCTGTCCAAGAATCGCTTAGCTCCTGCGCCCGGAAGAAAATCCAGCGCCCGTAGGGTCGGGCGCGCGGGAAGCCCTGAGAACCCCAGATGTGTGCGCTGAGCCGAGGCCTCTGCAAGCGGCAGGAGGGAATCTGACCTCCGACATTCTTTTCAAGACACGCGCCGGTGGACCGGGTCCTGGGATTGGCTGACTCCCGGGCTGGACCTTCGGGGTTCGCATATTTGAAAGTGTAAACTTGAGGAATAACGGTGGGGTGATGGGTATTTTATAGAATGGGACTCAATCTTGCTCAGCAACAGATTTTTCCAAATTCCCTTTTAAAGACAGCCTTCCAGAACTTTCGAAATCTTCGCGGGATGAAAGCTAAACTTTTGGAGTCGCTGTGTAGCCGGGTAGAAGACACCGCGGCGCGAGCCGGAAAGAGAAGCGACACAGTGTCCAGGCGAAtgggaaaggaaatattttaatttttgttcctaCTGGTAGCTGAATGTCGATAAAAATCAAAGGGCATGCGGGAAAGTTTTTATTCCAGAGCGTTTCGATGACACCcgcagagatttaaaaaattacattcctCCCCCTCCGCAGGTTTAATTCGGAAAGAAGAGAATGCAGAGAGGGAAGACGGTGAGTCTGCTTTCACCTAGGTTTAAAGCCAATCAAAGACGGCTGTAAAAAGGGAAACCCGGACCAAAAACAGATTTGGAGCCTCGAAATTCTCCATTGAGGGTTTGGAAGATAGGTTGCTGCACACTTGAAACCGGCTCCAAATCCGGGCCCAAACATGGGCTGAAAATATGGCGCGCTAAGCTGCAGCTTCCCCTCCTCCCAAGTTCTTTCTGACTCTTCCCGCCTTTCCCAGTTTCCCTTCCAGACGTCTGCGGCTCCCCGCTCCACCCCCAGGATAGCTGCTCTACATCCCAACAATTCACAGCTTCTACACCCAGGAGGGGGAATTCTGGAACCACCCAGAGCGAACTCGTGCCGGGGCGGGCTGGGGACCGGAGGAAGGTCCTGCTCGGAATTCTCCCCAGAGCAGAAAAGAATTCCAGAGGCTACATGTGGGCTGCTTttcccccttcttccttttttccctcgcAAACCAACAACCAAAAAGTGTTTAGTGATGGAAAGAACACCAGTGGAAAATGGCAAATAACAATATTTCGAACTCCGAGTCAGGTCCTCTTTGCTCtgctttttcctgtttcattgcaatttattgatttcattgtggtttttttgtttgtttggggcaAGAACGGAGATGTGAACCAGGACGAGCCAGCAGACCCCCAAGCCAGTATCTCCTCCCAGCGCAGGGAACACCGCCTGCACCGGTGCATACGCGGGAACCCTGGCGGAGAATGTAAACAAACCGGGCGCCGAGCCCTTGATCTTTATTTAAATAGAGGCTTGTTTATCGGTGTCATCCTAGGAGGATTAATTAGATACATCTCTTCACAATTTGGTGTCTGACACTCCATCTTAGGAATGCCTTATCACAAGGTGTTAATTGGGGCCACTCAGCCACTTACGTTTCTATTAAACACTGTGAGGGACTTTTCACAAGTACCAGGTTCTTTTTACTGTACGGTGCAAAAATATACAGGACCTGAAATAGACTAGGGCCAGAATCTGCTTTATGCCGGCAGTGATTAGCACTTTGGGGCTTTCTAGAGGGCAGAAATAGGAGAGCACTGTTTTTGAAATTCCATCGCATCTCCCAATATTCGGCGGCTGGATGCAGATGTAAGGGAGCtgttgggggtggagggaaggCGCTGACCAGGATAGGCGGGCTATGAGTCTCCCTTTCGGAATCTAAAGCTGTCATccacaatacatatatattaaaaagcacATCTTCAACGCTTTTGTCCCTGGCTCCCTGGTAAAGTTCGGGGCGCCTTTGCCAAAGTGTTTTGAGCAGGCCGTTCGGAAACGCGGAGCAGGAGTTGGAGCCCCCAAGGTCACGGGTGGCGCGGGAAGAACTCAGGCCCCAGAGGGATGGAGGGGAAGGGACACAGGACAATCGAGGTACAAGGCCCTGGCGGTCTTAATTGGGCGCAGAAGGGGAGGAGGTCCCGGCTGATTGCTCGCCTCCCAGCAGCTAATCCTCTTAGCAGCTGCATTTCCGCGCTACGCAGTTAGCAGAATGACCCTCCCAGCCAGACCTTTACCCCGGGAGGGTCCAGGAAGGGGCTGGAAGTTTTGCAATCTGGGCCTGAAGCCGTCTGCAGATAAGCCTGGCGGGACGTCTGGCGTGGGGTGGGGGACAAAGGAGACCCTCCACCCCACTCCTTGGTTTGACTCTTTGGACCGCCCAGGGTTCAGTCAGGGGATGGGCTGTCCTTCGTCTTCCCGTGGAGCGTGTGCCAAATAAACGGAACTAAGCGTAAGGTGAACTGTTCCAAGGTCACTGTTTGCAGAGCGGCGGTGCCCGGAACGACTGGAATCCTCCTTTGTAAGTGCCACGCCCGTCCCTAGCCTGCGCCTCAGTCCGAGTCCGGGCGGAGTTTGACTGCAGCTACCGAGGCCGGCAGCCCGCGGCGGCGGGTGCGCAGTGTCTGGGTTCAGAAGAAAGCCGGAGATGGGCGCAGAGCTGTGTGCAGCCCCCCGCGCCGCCGCGCCCCACGGACCCGGAACTGGTGGGCGCTCAAAGGGCCACGGGGGTTCCCAGGGAGCCTACTTGGGCCTAAGGATGGGTGGCCCCAAGTAAGCCTAGATAAACGCCCAGAGAACTAAGTGGCCAGGTGCCCTGACAGAGCCTGGTCTCCAAGAACCAGGAGCGGAGGTTTTCGAGGCTTGGTTAAGTCTGCTGTGGGCAATCAGCAGCAGTACTCCCTCCCCCGCTCCCCCTGGCCTTCCCCCCCACCGCCCCCCGCCAACACCCATTGTCCAGACTTCCCAGTGGGGTGAGGAAATAGCCCCATTccatttcaaggaaaaaagaagataaacaaaacatCCCCACCCCCGCATGACTACAGTATCCAGTTAGAGATTCTAGAGCCTTCCGTGGAGGTAGGGGATGGGTAAGGCCGTGTTAAAGCTGAAAACGATGGAGGAAGCAAAATGAGATCTTTAACACAAAGATGAAAACCCCAACAGTACAGAAGACAGAGCTATGCCCGTTCCCTTATTGAaccacatttattaaaaatgactaAGACTGTACATAAAAATCCAAGATCTCTAAAAAGCCTATAGGAGCTGCGGTATCAGGTTTTAGTTTCTTCACATTACCAAGTTAGGGAGAGGGGATGGCACAAGAAGAGGATGAAATAAGAGTTTTCCTTAAACATGGTTCAAGTTAGTACAGAGTAGCTGAATACATTCTTAACTATCTAAGAAGTAAACAGAATATTCCCAAATATCATGGGGATGATGAAACTCTCCCCTTGCCCCTGCAGCTGTTAAGTGATTTGCAAATTCTTTACAAAGCCAAAGCACCAGTTTTACATTATCCCAGACATCTATGTAGACTATTTGTACAATATATACCACATTATTCTACAGTGTATCTAAACACACAACTGTacacttttaaattcttttattttttttggtgacTCCTTCCCTTGCTCTCTCCGGAGTCCTACTGGCCACCCCAGCACACAGCAGAGGCCTAGCAAGTCTCAAGTGAGGCAATCCTGGACTAGGACAAACATGGCTTGTTCCAAAAGCCGGGGGTTAAGGAATCAAAGTCAGGTGAAACCATCACTTTCACAAAAGCTTTTCTTGACTCCTGGGCCTAATATCTTTTGCCCCTGGCAGAATGTAACAGAAAAATGTCTCCTGCTGAAACTGAAGGCCCAGCCCTCTTTCAGAAGCAAAACACCTTAACACTCGGCTTCTATTTGCTTAAGAATTTACAAATAGAAATGAGAATCAAAGGTTTTAACTAATTTGATAGCACTGGGCCCTCAATGTTCACAGCCTGCTTCTTTGAATGGTTAGTgtctctccaataaataaatacagaaccTTGGATAccctttgaattttaaaataccttaaagTCTTccattaatcttatttttttaaaatgctaggtttgtttcagttacctgcagcaATCAAAAAGCTTTGGCACCTTCTTTTAGAGAATTGCACAAAACAGGATGCATCAAGGTGGAAGGCAAACATCTTTTTGGCAACCTAGGCAAAGAagacaacaaaaaacaccaccaAGTCCATCTGCAAAAAGTTAGCTAATTTTTGAGGTTAAAATAACTCTTTAGGGTGTTGTGTAAAAAGCGTAATACCCTCCCATGCCTTTTGAGGTGTCTTTACTATATTCTTCAGCATTAATGTCCTCACACTTTATGGAGGGTGAATTTTCATTACTGGAGTTGCTAGGAGACAGCCGCCTTCGCTTACAAGCACTGGTGTATACTCCTGAATCATTGGAATCTAGAGATTTGATGGAAGGGGGTGTCTCTATCCAAGAAGAGCCAatttcctctttcactttctcCTTGGAGAGCTGATCTTCAGAGAACACAGTGGGGCTTGTTCTGGAGGTCCATGGTAGTCCAGCTGCCATCTTCCTCTGGTAAGAACCTCGACCTCCCCACCCTGCCATTGCAGGAAAGGTTGGGTCGGGGTAATACCCCAGGGCATGGGATGTCTGAAGGGGCAAGGATTTAATGCCATATGGGAGCAATGTGCTAGAAGTATATTCAGATTCATAGGAACCGATGTCTAGTTTGTTGGTCCCAGGTTGTTGGACAGGAGTGACAAGCCACCGCTGGGGAGGGTTGGCCACCTCTTCGCTCTGTTGGGGTGAAAGGAGGCCGTTGGTCTGTGGCACGGTTCTCTCGCCATTATAATAGCGGGCTTGAGGTAAAGTGTTGACAAAGGGCTCTGGGAAGAAGGACTGAACGCCGTACCGACCTCCAGGGACAATCTGATGGGATCTAGGAGAATCCGTGGGAGATGGAGTTAACCTGTCATTTTCTGAAGCGGTGTACATGCTACAATATAAAgagaaacacttaaaaaaaaaaaaaaaaaaaaaaaaaccctaatgtTGTCCCCAAACAAACCACCTCCCAGAAATGAAAAAGGCTTGCGTTGGTTATCTGTACTGAAAGTGCTGGTCTGTTGGGCTAAAAGGACAGAGGCAGGAGATGCAGTGGTCCATTTACCTGGATGCTTGGCTTACTGGGAAAAATTTCCCACCATGTGAGAAAAAGTTTCCCCCTAGGCATCAAGTATTTAAACTACAGATAATCTACCTTTACTAGTCCTAGAATATGAAAAACTGAGATCAAACCTTCTTTGTCAATGTGATGGAAAAAACACTGGCTGTGGTGGTAGaaaactcagattttaaaaacagcagGGCCTTGCTGTTTCATGTTGTGAAATTACATTCTCTTAGTTTCAGttttttcttatgttaaaaaaaaaagtggggctgGGAGAGAGTAATAATATCTCCTCTTGGGAGGATGAAAAAGTGgatcaaatgaaaagaaaggtatataaATGCAGATTGTTAAAATTTCAAGTCTTCACTGAAATGCTAAAAAAAACTCTTCATTTTTAAGTCCTTAACGTTTCTTCAGAGATTAACACAACCCTTCTGAGAAAATTCTAAAGCAAGattagtaaaggaaaaaaaattgggaaaataaaaatatgtaaaaatcccAAAGGTCAAAGCTCTTCCTAAAATATATTCTCAGCAAAGTGCCTGTTGATGTATGTCCTGTTCAGAGATGATCATGCAAGTGCGGATAAAAGCTGTACTTACGAATCGTAGTTGTCTCTGAAGCCTTTTGCAAAGGGGTTATGATCAATCTTTAGTTGAGTAATCTAGATAGGGGAGAAAAACAGTCATTGAGTGCTTTATCATGCTGGACCTTAGCTTTAGAGATTCTTGAGATGTTTGGGACACTCACGTCGGTGTTTTGGTAGGCAGTCACTGCAATGAATTGCGTTTCTGAGAAGGTAAAGGTCTGGGTCTTTGAGGGCTCATTCAAGTCCTCTACGCCATCCTCTGTAACTTCAACAATATGCAGTCGGGGTTGGTATTTGTGTAAGGACTGTAAGACTATCATCTGGAAAGAGTACAGAAAAAAAGTTGCTAAATCTAAAAAATCTCTTAGTGGTTCAACAAAATTAGATTTTGACAAATTATGTATTTTGGCATGGGACTTCTAAACGCTTCACACTAACAGCTTTGTTTATTGCAACTTTAAAGGTTTCATTATTAccccctccactttttttttttttgaaatttaaaacatagcTGGGTGTGTGGTTTTGATAGATATGCTTTCCTCTTGGTTTCCTAAATTCCCAAAATACTTCGGTATTTCTGTTCTTAATAGTCAACTCACTGTTATTGAATCCAATAAGAAAGTGAAGATGAGAAaggtcaaaagaacaaaaaagtttagaaatggGCGAGCAAACAGGTCACAAAtgcaaatattataaatacagtGAAAAGAGTAGGGACTCTTATTAGAAAAAAGACTTATAGTCAGAGCCAGAAGATACCCCCTCCTGCTCTGTCACTCTACCTGGGTGTTGTTGTTATTTGCGCCTTTGTTATTGGTGAGTTTTAATTTCCCAAATGATATCTCCTGTCTCATCCAGTGGGAACCAGTATTAGGAGACTCTGGGTGAACATACATTTTGTTGcctaagagaaaatgaaacaaaacacaaaacccaaGCATATAGGGCTgtttacaaatggggaaaggggagggatgtCTCTTAGCTATGGGCAAGATATAAGAGCTAGACTTACAGCTGGTCTCCCAGCAAAAGTTGCTTAAAGAGGCCAGTGGAGACCAGCAGGACTACATCGATATCCCTCCCAGGCCCCTGTGCTTCCAGCCTTCCTTGCACTAGGGACTCGCCTGAATGGCATTTCAGAATTTAGAAATGGAGCTAACAGGAGATGACTCTTGAAGGTCAATTTGGGACCTTCTAAAGCTGTAAGGGCAACATCCAGTGGAAGAGAGTTGGACATTTATGGGTGAACAAAACTTTGGCTGGGCTTTCTCAGGTAAACATTAGAATCCCAGGAGCCCTTCCCACCTGGAGAGCTTATGAC contains the following coding sequences:
- the EOMES gene encoding eomesodermin homolog isoform X1, which encodes MQLGEQLLVSSVNLPGAHFYPLESARGGSGGSAGHLPGAAPSPQKLDLDKASKKFSGSLSCEAVSGEPAAASAGAPAAMLSDTDAGDAFASAAVVAKPGPPDGRKGSPCGEEELPSAAAAAAAAAAAAAAATARYSMDSLSSERYYLPSPGPQGSELAAPCSLFPYQAAAGAPHGPVYPAPNGARYPYGSMLPPGGFPAAVCPPGRAQFGPGGAGSGAGGSSGGGGGPGTYQYSQGAPLYGPYPGAAAAGSCGGLGGLGVPGSSFRAHVYLCNRPLWLKFHRHQTEMIITKQGRRMFPFLSFNINGLNPTAHYNVFVEVVLADPNHWRFQGGKWVTCGKADNNMQGNKMYVHPESPNTGSHWMRQEISFGKLKLTNNKGANNNNTQMIVLQSLHKYQPRLHIVEVTEDGVEDLNEPSKTQTFTFSETQFIAVTAYQNTDITQLKIDHNPFAKGFRDNYDSMYTASENDRLTPSPTDSPRSHQIVPGGRYGVQSFFPEPFVNTLPQARYYNGERTVPQTNGLLSPQQSEEVANPPQRWLVTPVQQPGTNKLDIGSYESEYTSSTLLPYGIKSLPLQTSHALGYYPDPTFPAMAGWGGRGSYQRKMAAGLPWTSRTSPTVFSEDQLSKEKVKEEIGSSWIETPPSIKSLDSNDSGVYTSACKRRRLSPSNSSNENSPSIKCEDINAEEYSKDTSKGMGGYYAFYTTP